In Citrus sinensis cultivar Valencia sweet orange chromosome 3, DVS_A1.0, whole genome shotgun sequence, the sequence CAGGAGCAGGAGGAAGAGCCTGCAAGGGAGGAACCTGCTGCACGATGTTCTTTCGCTTCGTAGCAGGAGCATCTTTGTTCTGGTCCCGCTTGGTTGTTGGAGGCCGAGAACGTTTCCTGGTCAAAGCTCCAATCACTGCGTCCTCCATCTTATGGCCAGGGGGCACCAAACGAGACTCGAGCAGGTTGTAGGTGGTTAACAGCTCTCGACTCAGGCAGGAATTAACCAATACGGCCTCGACCCGTTTGAGCTGGCCAGGCTTGAGCGGGAAATGAACACCCCAAGAAACTACAGCACAAACAGACACTTGGTTAGAGACAAACCAATACAGCAAGAACAATTATGGATACAAGACATCTAATgcgagcaggcaacctgggaccATGAAACGGGGTGGGACGCGACAATCCTTCCCGTCTATTTGTGCAACTTGACCCCAAGGACCCCCagtaaaaaagaatttcctcttccaagtcccaccaccaccagttggAAGATCAGTTATGGGTTTCCTGCTCTTGGTACTAGATTGGAAGTAGTACCAGCCAGCATCTTTAAGGCTGCTCTTCAGCTGGTACATGTGCTTCACCTCATTAACCGTGGGTTCGCTTtggcaacatctgtcccacaatatgaacagaccagagagcACTCTCCACCCATTGGGGTTCAGCTGACCAGGAGCCAGATTTAGCCCGTTAAGTATACGGGTAAAGTAGGGTTGTAAGGGACACCTTAGCCCAAACTTAAAGCTTTCCAGAAACAGGGTAACGTATCCCCTAGGAGGCCGGCTAGGTGTATCCTTCTTTCCTGGGATCTTGAGAGGAATTTCACCAGGAATGCTATACTTGAGCTGGAGGTCATCCAGCTCGATGAATGTGGTCGTGCAGGTCATGTAATCAATAGCGTAATCCCGTGACGAGGCTCTACCTCCTACTGTACTACGCCCCTATGGTCGCGGCGCTCCTGGTGAAGATCCTTCACCAGAATCACCTCCTTGATCCTCACTTAAGGTGTCTTCCGAGCCAGAAGGTCCCTCTTCACCACTACTTCCGCTCGTGGAGGTCGTTTGGGGGGACATCCTCCTAGCGCTAGTCCCGACACTAGACCTAGTGGGTTCTAAGGGGACCCCGGGGTCAAAAGCAGAATCAGCGAGTAGACTAGGTAAGAAACCTAGTTCGTCGTCACCAATCTCAACGACTTTCTCCTTACCCTTCGACATATCCTAAGTTCTAACCAAAACACCACCACCAACTACAACCTCAAGCAAagcagagagaaaagaaattatctaCAACTAACCAAGACcgagaaaatagaagaaatacctAAAGCGGGGACTCGGTCAGAGAGAGACAGCGATGAAAGCTGTAGTGCCGAGTTTCGTTCGCCGGAGAGACATGGCAGCCTTTTCCAGTCCCACGCGAGCAAGAGCTATTgagtttctactgctggtccattacattacccaacaccagaaactgggggaccggtgtttgaGGAAAATACTCCGACGAGACCAGACGTGATGAGCAGATGTTTGGTGGCAGAAGTCTGCGCGCAGGTGTGTCCTGTAAGAGCCAGGTAGCAGGGGAACAGGGGCAGGAATATCCTGCTCATCCACGAGCACatcatccgcgaggccaatttcctGTAAGAAGCATAAAGCCATTCCTGCTATATTCTTGCTAAGGGTTGattcgaggagacccggtcaatGACAGTTGGCAAGGCATactctccagcccgagaatctaggcacgaaggCCACGCAACCACCCACGACTACGGAAATGGGGAATCCACGTTCGAGAGGTGGGAGGATAACGGGCGTAGACTGCGGAAAGctgggattcagaggaagcctataaaaaggtagccaacgaaggtaaaagggttagcaattttgagattagaagagagataaaagcaattctaaaagagagaaaacaacctaacagccataagatttgtggcaagcgttccccgatccttcatatctgacttgagcgtcggagggtttgcgccgggaaaacaaccggcgtactctgacctgtctgtgtgcgcaggaactTCTTGAGGAGAAGCTTTAtgaggagagatcctggtcgtggtgaagttgatcgagcagagaccctggtcgtagaacgaggacaaccagaatctcgcatcaacattgcATGCCCCCAGATTGTTGGGAGCAATTTGCCAAAATCACCCTTTTTAATTCCAGAGATCAACTTTTTAAAGCCATTCGAGATCTGTGGCCGCTTTTGGATAGCGAGTTTCCTCTCACTGGCTTCGCCCATCAAGTCGCTTTGGTGGAATTGTCACCTAATCCCAGAGACTTATCAGTCCTTCCTCTCCGGGAACGGGCTGCTTCTGATCACTTGGTGGACGCACAGGAATAACCCACCGAGTTTCAAGATCGAGATTAcatttagataataaaaatattgtttgttttttgtttctgGAATTGAtctaatttttacttttgttttcatttttttaaaataaaaggtgTTAATTGCACATATCAAGTTACTTACCATATTGGTTATTTGCGAGGTGGTATTTGAAAGCTTAAAACACAAGTGAGACCAATCGTATAGACTCAACCGATTGGTCCTGCTGTTCTCTCATgaccttcaattttttttctcaattcaCTGGATTTTCGTGCTCTTGATCCTCATTGTTGTTTATAAGCCTTTGTATGCCGTTTCTATGTACCGAGACTCGAATTTGAGAGCTATTATTcatgattaataatattagttacCCCTTTTTATATTACTCTTTATACTTTTCCTTTACCCTATTCGTACCCCTTATTAAATTGACATacctcaatttattttataaaaatatgaaaacttCAATCAACCTCCAAAATTCATTTTGTCTCTGTTAATTTTAACGAtcaaaaggataaaattatatttgtatattttcttttatggttaactaaatattaaaagtcaaacctctatttttttctttcattcattcccaaatattttaataaattaaagaatacacctaaatactttaataaatGTCACTTTACACCCTAATagcttattattttcaaattaattatttttcacttaatttttACTATATACAAAATCATTTGAACTTTTGAATGGTTGCTGCTGAGAGTCGCAGTACAGAAGAAGTAAGAAGCGGAAGCAAGaatagaagaagaaagaagcaacaagaaaagaagacgaaaaggacaaaagaagacaaacaattaaaaaaaatgatgaagaagaagagcacGAGAcgaagaataaaagaaaaaagaaaaagaaattgaataattgaattacatttttttaaaactaaaaatttaaaatgtttatcagttttttttatttttaatattttaatcaaaacagaaatttttttctttaatgctcGATTTCTTCTAACAGtccaaacaataaaattatctatttAATTCTCGCAATTCCAATTTCTATTCAAATCTCTAAATAGCATTTTATCAACCTCTTTAATTTGTTCTAACAATGGATTCAATGTTCACAAATTTTCTTACAAGTCCCAATCAGAAATCAAAAACTAATTTCAAGAACTAAAGATTCCTTTagaaatgtaacaaaaatataatctgCTATCACAATTACAACCCAAATCAATGGACTCAATCCCTAACTCTTAAATTAaagcattaattaaaaaattaaaaaaaaaagaaagaaaagaaaaacaaagaaagaggTTTTGCCGtttaactttgaaatttttttttttcaaaaacccTAGCAACCATGTCATTACCACTGCCGCCTCCCACCACCGCAATTCCACCATCAAACAACTCGATAGCAATTGTTGGCCAACCTTCTTCTGCCCTTGATTCGCCACGAAAACGTCGCGAAAATCCTCCAAATCAAGAGCTCCACCAACAGTTCACTGTCGCCAAGCCAGCCATCACTGCTATCAATCCAACCCACCATTTGATTCATCCGACTCCAGCAAGCATATCTGAGCAAACAGCATCCCCAATCGCAACAAAAACCTTGTGTTTGGAGGAAAGATTTTGGATGGTTTTTGGTTGGGGTTAACGGAGAAAAACATGACTTATAAAAgaggagaaaaaataaataaataaagaagaagacgAACAAAGGAACgaaaaagatgaagaagaaagaagaagagattaaaaaaaactccctttttttataaggaaaattatcattttactaccaaaattttattaatatatcatgtcagtaccaaAATTTAccgaaaaatatattttattaccaaAATTTTACGCCGTTATCACTTCACTACCATTCCgttaagaaaaagttaatgtttaacggaaattaagttaaaagtttattttaccCTCAAGAGTTTGgttgtaaaatgacaattcCCCTAAAAATtcagtagtaaaatgataattccccTAAAAACTtgatagtaaaatgataatttaattatcaaattaacagACAATTTTACTCTTACAGCTGGAAATGTCTTTGATGCTCTTAtgacatcaataaatttttaacgtTGTTAACATAATAGTAGTGAATTGATAACAATGCaaaactttggtagtaaaatgtaCTTTTCGGCAAATCttggtactgacatgatatgtcagtaaaactttattagtaaaatgataatatcctttttttataatttttgagattttaatttttttgattatgttatacattttaattttgattataataatattgactgagaattatttgatttgatgcaaagaagaagaagaacaaaaatagaagaacaaaaaatagaaaaagagtcgaagatggaaaaaaaaaaaagagtagaagacaaagaaataagaagtaaaaattgattttttttcattgttgtgatattgtaaataaaattcttgattattatatttgttttataaattaaaatattagtaaaaattaatttaagtttttaaaggtctttcattattattttttttcatagaaggttttcattaataaatttatttttatcatctaACTTGAAATATGTCAAACTTTAAGtggcaaaataaaattattcttgttAACCCTACAGAACTGTTAGTTAAGTTAGGTGCATTCTCGTACTTTTTTAAGTCAACATGgtcaattgttaaaaataatggtTTTAGGAGATAGATTGAAATTTTCATACTTTTAAAGGACAAGTTGAAgtatgttaatttaataaggGAGTGGGATGAAATTTATGCTTTAAGATCTTCTTAGTTGATGAAATCAGAGTGCTATATGCTTCATAAAAAAGGCActcaatttttacttttagacAGAAAATAAAGACATTGGTAACCAAAATCATGCTTATGTAATTAAGCAACCATTACTTGGAGTTatgttcaattaaaaatagtaTCCATCAAGGATAAATCTTAGCCACGCCTAAAGTGATCGTATGGAATTAATTAGTTAACCTAAACTCAACCATACGCCCCGAAATTGCTGTAATGGAGTAATTGTAAGTACCACAAAGGTTAACTAACTCAATTTTTAGGTCCTTCCTTTATTAGAATATACAATCTATATAAGAATTTCAACTAATAAGAGATTATACTACTTCCAATTtgttgatgaagaaatctatTCAGTAATGTTGTGACCAAGTGTCTATACCAACActtcaatttgttttaatgGAAACAACACGAGCTTGCACTTCTTTTACTCGAGGAAACACTTGTGATCACGTGTACCTCCTACGAAACTCACTTGTACCCACAAAGAACAGTTAGGGGGACGCTGTATGTTTTTCCGGCATGAATTCTTCGATGTTCAAGTTAGGAATTGGGCCTttttcgaaaaaaaaaaaaaaaaaaacttgtgcCATGACTCATgggttaattataataatttcttttttctttaaaaaacaaagCTTTTTGGTGGAAACTAAAGAAAACTGGGGAAATATTAGACAGAAAAATGatagagaaaaggaaaattggTGGTGAAGAGAGAAACATATTCACCTAGTTTGAAGTTTCGGGGGTTTTACAGAGCACCGAAACCCAAGACCTTGGATTAAGGAAATAGCTGTTAATGGATCGGGATCGTGCCCTAATTTTTCAGAGGAGATTTGCAAATTAACTCTTGATCGAGTCTCCGAGTTGACTTGGTTTGAGCCTCTTATCGCATGATTCTTACACTGTCACATTTACCAAGCAACCTGGCCACTTCTTGATACCTCAAGCAAACTGTTTGTGAGATCTATTAGATCCACATCCCGAGGAAGCTCTCAGCTGTTTCTAATGCTGAGGAGAGCATGGTTTGCCTGAAATGGTCTCCAATCATGCTCCCTCTTTTATCCCTCTAACACAATTAAAGCAATATTAAATATCAATGCTTAAGTTGCGTAAACTCAATCAAACTCACCAACGAgaattactttttatatatatggagCTCTCAAATTCTCCCTTCGGTGCATAGA encodes:
- the LOC102618323 gene encoding uncharacterized protein LOC102618323, giving the protein MTCTTTFIELDDLQLKYSIPGEIPLKIPGKKDTPSRPPRGYVTLFLESFKFGLRCPLQPYFTRILNGLNLAPGQLNPNGWRVLSGLFILWDRCCQSEPTVNEVKHMYQLKSSLKDAGWYYFQSSTKSRKPITDLPTGGGGTWKRKFFFTGGPWGQVAQIDGKDCRVPPRFMVPVSWGVHFPLKPGQLKRVEAVLVNSCLSRELLTTYNLLESRLVPPGHKMEDAVIGALTRKRSRPPTTKRDQNKDAPATKRKNIVQQVPPLQALPPAPAKVGESSGAATDPASSSPPVAHRSRLPDSRAEHLVPYLNELFKLVSKKDLEDFDGCTLGELVGAMQYSAFHLSCMTTYYKAKVGRYDRKMKEDIQSATTIADVAEKKAGELNVENLKLIEQESLAQAKAITLEEELTKVKEDLQRQRAMYEAQLESLRDSHRAQVENLEREADNQYD